The genomic stretch GCCGGATCGCCGACGTCATGACCAAGCCCCCCCTCGTCACCGCCCCTCCGGGGACCTCCATCGACCAGGCCAAGACGATCCTGAGCGAGCGGAAGGTGGAAAAACTCCTCATCGTGGACGAGGACTTCAACCTCCGGGGGCTGGTCACGATGAAGGACATCCACAAGCAGGCTCAGAACCCGCACGCCTGCAAGGACGCGCGCGGGCGCCTCCGCGTGGGCGCGGCCGTCGGGGTGAACGACTTCGACCGGGCTCAGGGCCTGGTGGAGGCCGAAGTGGACGTCCTCGTCGTGGACACCGCCCACGGACATTCGAAGAACGTCCTCGAGACCGTCCGGGAGCTCAAGAAGCGCTTCCGGGACAAGCCGGTCATCGCCGGCAACATCGCCACCGCGGAAGCGGCGCGCGATCTCATCGCCGCCGGGGCCGACGGCCTCAAGGTGGGCATCGGACCGGGCTCGATCTGCACCACGCGCATCATCGCCGGCGTCGGCGTCCCTCAGATCACCGCCATCGCCGACGTCGCCAAGGAGGCCGAGCGGGCCGGCATCACCGTGATCGCCGACGGCGGCATCCGCCACTCCGGCGACATCCCCAAGGCGATCGCGGCGGGGGCCTCCTGCGTCATGATCGGCAGTCTTTTCGCCGGCTGCGAAGAAAGCCCCGGCGAAATGGTCATCCATAAGGGACGCAGCTACAAAGTCTATCGGGGCATGGGCTCCGAAGGCGCCATGGTCAAGGGCTCCAAGGAGCGCTACGGCCAGGGAACCGTGGAGGAACGCTCCAAGCTCGTGCCCGAAGGCGTCGAAGGCATGGTCCCCTACAAGGGACGGCTGGCCGACTTCGTCTACCAGCTCGTCGGGGGCCTGCGCGCCGGCATGGGATACTGCGGCTGCGCCAACATCGAACAGCTCCGCACCCAGACCCGGTTCCTGCGGATCACCAACGCGGGCCTGC from Planctomycetota bacterium encodes the following:
- the guaB gene encoding IMP dehydrogenase; protein product: MFEKIAGEGITFDDVLLIPRLSNVVPTEVDTSTRLTRDIRLNIPIVSAAMDTVTEARLAIALAQEGGIGIIHRNLSPADQIRQVTRVKRFEAGVITDPICLPPEETVGTARRLMREQNISGIPITRGQKLVGIVTSRDLRFQNDDARRIADVMTKPPLVTAPPGTSIDQAKTILSERKVEKLLIVDEDFNLRGLVTMKDIHKQAQNPHACKDARGRLRVGAAVGVNDFDRAQGLVEAEVDVLVVDTAHGHSKNVLETVRELKKRFRDKPVIAGNIATAEAARDLIAAGADGLKVGIGPGSICTTRIIAGVGVPQITAIADVAKEAERAGITVIADGGIRHSGDIPKAIAAGASCVMIGSLFAGCEESPGEMVIHKGRSYKVYRGMGSEGAMVKGSKERYGQGTVEERSKLVPEGVEGMVPYKGRLADFVYQLVGGLRAGMGYCGCANIEQLRTQTRFLRITNAGLRESHPHDILITKEATNYSAEQ